A window of Helicobacter anatolicus contains these coding sequences:
- a CDS encoding DHH family phosphoesterase yields MQVFHLSHIDLDGYGCQFIAKNFFDRIQFYNANYGKEVLARLQTIVQQIQNQVKLESKFRSKKPQKFLILITDLNLSMQESLFLQEKVDFMRIDGIDIEIILLDHHVSGEESAKNFGWYFLDTQRCATKITYHYLKEHYTLKNPQDEKILDLIVEMINSIDIWKEENYGFEFGKVALSLIANSNELNRFMFDEEHRNYKFKLLESIKDYITLPNAEVAFDNAIFRLKKIALGGNPETQTMDNITSMAQVKLLTEKKDTCTINYKDKKGFLSYSMGGISVLANLFLKNNPEYDFYIDINAKGNVSLRANGNCDVNTLSKECFNGGGHKNASGGKLEHFRESFVYEDIKNQVIKALTKEKE; encoded by the coding sequence ATGCAAGTTTTTCATTTATCACACATTGATTTAGATGGTTATGGTTGTCAATTTATTGCTAAAAATTTTTTTGATCGCATACAATTTTATAATGCTAACTATGGAAAAGAAGTTTTAGCAAGATTACAAACCATTGTGCAACAAATCCAAAATCAAGTTAAATTAGAATCTAAATTTCGCAGCAAGAAGCCACAAAAATTTTTGATTCTCATTACAGATCTTAATCTCTCTATGCAAGAATCCCTTTTCTTGCAAGAAAAAGTGGATTTTATGAGAATTGATGGTATTGATATTGAAATCATCTTGCTTGATCATCATGTTAGTGGAGAAGAAAGTGCAAAAAACTTCGGATGGTATTTCCTAGATACTCAACGCTGTGCAACAAAAATCACCTACCACTATCTTAAAGAACACTACACACTAAAAAATCCTCAAGATGAAAAGATTCTTGATTTGATTGTTGAAATGATTAATTCTATTGATATTTGGAAAGAAGAAAATTATGGCTTTGAATTTGGTAAGGTTGCCTTGAGTTTAATTGCAAACTCAAATGAACTCAATCGTTTTATGTTTGATGAAGAACACAGAAACTATAAATTCAAACTTTTAGAATCTATTAAAGATTACATTACTCTACCTAACGCAGAAGTAGCATTTGACAACGCAATTTTTAGACTCAAAAAAATCGCATTAGGCGGAAATCCTGAAACACAAACTATGGATAATATCACCTCAATGGCACAAGTAAAACTACTCACAGAAAAAAAGGATACTTGCACGATTAATTACAAAGATAAAAAGGGATTTTTAAGCTATTCTATGGGAGGAATCAGTGTCCTTGCTAACCTATTTTTAAAAAATAATCCAGAATATGATTTTTATATTGATATTAATGCAAAAGGTAATGTGTCACTGCGTGCAAATGGCAATTGCGATGTAAATACCCTTAGTAAAGAATGTTTTAATGGTGGTGGTCATAAAAATGCATCTGGAGGAAAATTAGAACATTTTAGAGAAAGTTTTGTTTATGAAGATATAAAAAATCAAGTAATCAAAGCACTAACAAAGGAGAAAGAATGA
- a CDS encoding NAD(P)/FAD-dependent oxidoreductase encodes MQKTRILIVGGGYGGLKTAMTLQKKHADADITLISKHDYHYQTTLLHKVAIGTLSERKAKIYYRELLKQVKFIKDKVMEICPEKNQVIGKINNYSYDILVISLGFKADYFGIKGAKEYTYKLSSLNAALRLCRHIEWKFKDYHITKEKNNLSFIVCGTGFTGIEFTAELAHDIQRVCRIYGLNKEDIKITCVGRSKRILPVFDEKLSLKAEKKLKDLGVNIINGATVEECQKDGIIITKDGKKEKIFGNTILWSTGVKGNDTVEYYSKINSQKGRIKVDSKLRSIDYENIYVVGDCAIFGQKDIICAPTAQIAAQMGEYVGNLLNDKLKGKETKKDFYFINRGSICSIGHTDAVGKVFNKNISGEFGAFMKNLVENRWLFGIGGLKMVFKKGQFRYRSSD; translated from the coding sequence ATGCAAAAAACTAGAATCTTAATTGTCGGTGGCGGTTATGGGGGGTTAAAAACAGCAATGACTCTACAAAAAAAACATGCAGATGCAGACATCACCCTGATTAGCAAGCATGATTATCACTATCAAACAACACTTTTGCATAAAGTCGCCATTGGAACACTTAGTGAAAGAAAGGCAAAAATTTATTATAGAGAACTCTTGAAACAAGTAAAATTTATCAAAGACAAAGTAATGGAAATCTGCCCAGAAAAAAATCAAGTAATTGGAAAAATCAATAATTATTCTTATGATATTTTAGTAATTTCATTAGGATTTAAGGCTGATTATTTTGGAATAAAAGGTGCAAAAGAATATACCTACAAACTTTCCTCCCTAAATGCTGCCCTAAGATTATGTCGTCATATAGAATGGAAATTTAAAGACTACCATATCACAAAAGAAAAAAATAATCTTTCCTTTATTGTTTGTGGTACTGGTTTTACAGGTATTGAATTTACCGCGGAACTTGCACATGATATCCAAAGAGTATGCCGTATCTATGGACTCAATAAAGAAGATATTAAAATTACTTGTGTAGGAAGATCAAAAAGAATTCTTCCGGTATTTGATGAAAAACTAAGCCTTAAGGCAGAAAAAAAATTAAAAGATTTAGGAGTAAACATAATTAATGGCGCAACCGTAGAAGAATGCCAAAAAGATGGAATTATTATTACCAAGGACGGAAAAAAAGAAAAAATCTTTGGTAACACAATCCTTTGGAGTACTGGTGTAAAAGGGAATGACACGGTTGAGTATTATTCAAAAATTAATAGCCAAAAAGGCAGAATCAAAGTAGATTCCAAGCTTAGAAGCATTGATTATGAAAATATTTATGTAGTGGGTGATTGTGCGATTTTTGGACAAAAAGATATAATCTGCGCACCTACTGCCCAAATTGCAGCACAAATGGGCGAATATGTCGGCAATCTTTTAAATGACAAACTTAAAGGCAAAGAAACAAAAAAAGATTTTTATTTTATCAATCGTGGATCAATCTGTTCTATTGGGCATACCGATGCTGTTGGGAAAGTTTTTAATAAAAATATTTCTGGAGAGTTTGGTGCATTTATGAAAAATCTTGTAGAAAATCGTTGGCTCTTTGGAATAGGTGGATTAAAGATGGTATTTAAGAAAGGTCAATTTAGATACAGAAGTAGTGATTGA
- the lepA gene encoding translation elongation factor 4 yields MKNIRNFSIIAHIDHGKSTLADRLIQECHGVSDREMVSQIMDTMDIEKERGITIKAQSVRLEYQYNNEWYILNLIDTPGHVDFSYEVSRSLSSCEGALLVVDASQGVEAQTIANVYIALDNDLEIIPVINKIDLPAADPMRVAEEIEQSIGIDCTDAMQVSAKSGVGIKELIERIITQVPPPNGDKNAPTKALIYDSWFDNYLGALALVRVIDGEISINQEVVIMSTGKKQEVLGLYYPNPIQRISTKKIGCGEIGIVSLGLKSVTDIAVGDSITDAKNPTPEAVAGFMPAKPFVFAGLYPIETDKFEDLRDALNKLKLNDSALSFEPETSVALGFGFRVGFLGLLHMEVVKERLEREFDLALIATAPTVIYEVELTDGSKVFVQNPSELPPEQKISSIKEPYVKASIITPTEYLGNIITLLSNRRGVQEKMDYLSETRVMLEYAIPSNEIVMDFYDKLKSCTKGYASFDYEPIENREGDLVKLDIRVAGEVVDALSIIVDKTKAYEKGKALVESMKEIVPRQLFEVAIQASVGNKIIARETIKSMGKNVTAKCYGGDITRKRKLLEKQKEGKKRMKAIGKVELPQEAFLAVLKID; encoded by the coding sequence ATGAAAAACATCCGTAATTTTTCAATTATTGCACATATTGATCACGGAAAATCAACATTGGCAGATCGCTTGATACAAGAATGCCATGGAGTGAGTGACAGGGAGATGGTTAGTCAAATTATGGATACGATGGATATAGAAAAAGAGCGTGGAATTACGATAAAAGCGCAATCTGTAAGATTGGAGTATCAATATAATAATGAATGGTATATTTTAAATTTAATTGACACACCAGGACATGTGGATTTTAGTTATGAAGTAAGTAGGAGTTTGAGTAGTTGTGAGGGGGCATTACTTGTTGTAGATGCATCACAGGGGGTAGAGGCGCAAACAATTGCAAATGTTTATATTGCACTTGATAATGATTTAGAGATTATTCCCGTAATTAATAAAATTGATCTTCCTGCCGCAGACCCTATGAGAGTAGCAGAAGAAATTGAACAAAGCATTGGGATTGATTGCACAGATGCTATGCAGGTGAGTGCAAAAAGTGGAGTAGGGATTAAAGAGTTGATTGAAAGGATTATTACGCAAGTACCACCGCCAAATGGTGATAAAAATGCTCCTACAAAAGCTTTGATTTATGATTCTTGGTTTGATAATTATTTGGGTGCTTTGGCTTTAGTGCGGGTGATTGATGGAGAGATTTCTATCAATCAAGAAGTTGTAATTATGAGCACAGGTAAAAAACAAGAGGTTTTAGGCCTTTATTATCCTAATCCTATACAAAGAATTTCTACTAAAAAAATTGGTTGTGGGGAAATTGGAATTGTATCTTTAGGGCTTAAGAGTGTAACAGATATTGCAGTAGGCGATAGTATTACAGATGCTAAAAATCCTACACCAGAGGCTGTGGCAGGGTTTATGCCTGCAAAACCTTTTGTTTTTGCGGGGCTTTATCCCATAGAGACTGATAAATTTGAAGATTTAAGAGATGCATTAAATAAATTAAAATTAAATGATTCTGCATTAAGTTTTGAACCTGAAACATCAGTGGCACTTGGTTTTGGATTTAGGGTTGGATTTTTAGGATTGTTACATATGGAAGTAGTAAAGGAGCGTTTGGAAAGAGAGTTTGATTTGGCATTGATTGCAACTGCTCCTACGGTGATTTATGAAGTGGAGCTTACAGATGGCAGCAAGGTTTTTGTACAAAATCCAAGCGAATTGCCCCCAGAGCAAAAAATTAGCAGTATTAAAGAGCCTTATGTTAAAGCTTCTATCATTACTCCGACAGAATATTTAGGTAATATTATCACTTTGCTTAGTAATCGTAGAGGGGTGCAGGAAAAAATGGATTATTTGAGTGAGACGAGAGTAATGCTTGAATATGCCATTCCCAGCAATGAAATTGTAATGGATTTTTATGATAAATTAAAATCTTGCACAAAAGGATATGCAAGTTTTGATTATGAACCTATAGAAAATAGGGAAGGAGATTTAGTAAAGCTTGATATAAGAGTGGCAGGAGAAGTGGTAGATGCACTATCTATTATTGTAGATAAGACAAAGGCTTATGAAAAGGGTAAAGCACTTGTAGAATCTATGAAGGAAATTGTACCAAGACAGCTTTTTGAGGTTGCGATTCAAGCAAGCGTTGGCAATAAGATTATTGCTAGAGAAACGATTAAATCTATGGGAAAAAATGTAACTGCAAAATGTTATGGTGGAGATATTACGCGTAAAAGAAAGCTTTTAGAAAAACAAAAAGAAGGTAAAAAGCGTATGAAGGCAATCGGAAAAGTAGAATTGCCTCAAGAAGCATTTTTAGCAGTTTTAAAAATCGATTGA
- a CDS encoding methyl-accepting chemotaxis protein, translated as MKIQYKILLCIFLSLGILCLVNIFISFRGFNDIKDISHQTIEELVVEDAKDTAKVVVVGLKVFADNIYNEYKQQGYNDGQIRKKLISVLEKVDLRHPHIRFFSIDGKGTYLTHYHKQKVGTNLINEKDEQGQHYVAKFIENGIKGGGYTRANFFDGFIKKKRQILSYTEKDPHLDLIYGVTIDLNAANKKIASIDEGVNKEIVSLLTENIVISVVILIVVILVILFIVNITLSKPLNELSKHSVDLGNGHGDLTKKLVVKGNDEISETSNAINIFIEKIREIVNQSKNIAKENLSIALRLMQVSGQTDKQVKNSAQYLVKMEAGGNETKRNLNSGVERARASKEALGEATHYLENVTRIIGDLNLKISNVSEIEKNLSCRVEQLSKDADSVKNVLDIIKDIADQTNLLALNAAIEAARAGEYGRGFAVVADEVRNLAERTQKSLNEINTIISVIVQAIKDSGEQMDKNSKSMHELISISNQTKTEINGMREVIAKVLDTSENTINDYIYVNDEMTKMLESVKQIVDINDGAVKNIGEISEIVDNIKISSEDLDKKLCEFKS; from the coding sequence ATGAAAATACAATATAAAATACTGTTATGTATTTTTTTATCTCTTGGTATTTTATGTCTCGTAAATATTTTTATTTCATTTAGAGGGTTTAATGATATTAAAGATATAAGTCATCAAACAATTGAAGAGTTGGTGGTTGAGGATGCAAAAGATACGGCGAAAGTTGTTGTTGTTGGACTTAAGGTATTTGCTGATAATATTTATAACGAATATAAACAACAAGGTTACAATGATGGGCAAATACGCAAAAAACTTATATCTGTTTTAGAAAAAGTAGATTTAAGACATCCGCATATCCGTTTTTTTTCAATAGATGGCAAGGGAACATATTTAACGCATTATCATAAGCAAAAAGTTGGCACTAATTTGATAAATGAAAAAGATGAGCAAGGGCAACATTATGTAGCAAAATTTATTGAGAATGGTATCAAAGGTGGTGGATATACAAGAGCAAATTTTTTTGATGGATTTATTAAAAAAAAGCGTCAGATTTTAAGTTATACAGAAAAGGATCCTCATCTTGATCTCATTTATGGTGTTACAATTGATCTTAATGCAGCAAACAAAAAAATCGCCTCTATTGATGAAGGTGTAAATAAAGAAATTGTTAGTCTTTTAACAGAAAATATCGTTATTTCTGTTGTAATATTGATTGTTGTTATACTTGTGATTTTGTTTATTGTAAATATTACATTGAGTAAACCGCTAAATGAATTATCTAAACATTCTGTAGATCTTGGAAATGGCCATGGTGATCTCACAAAAAAACTTGTTGTAAAAGGCAATGATGAAATTTCAGAGACAAGTAATGCGATTAATATTTTTATTGAAAAAATTCGAGAAATTGTTAATCAATCAAAAAATATTGCAAAAGAAAATTTAAGTATTGCATTAAGATTAATGCAAGTTAGCGGTCAAACAGATAAGCAAGTAAAAAATAGTGCTCAGTATTTGGTAAAAATGGAAGCTGGCGGAAATGAAACAAAAAGAAATTTAAATAGTGGTGTTGAGAGAGCTAGAGCAAGTAAAGAAGCATTAGGTGAGGCTACGCATTATTTAGAAAATGTTACAAGAATTATCGGGGATCTTAATTTAAAAATATCAAATGTTTCAGAAATTGAAAAAAATCTAAGTTGTCGAGTTGAGCAGTTAAGTAAAGATGCAGATAGTGTTAAAAATGTTTTAGATATTATCAAAGATATAGCAGATCAAACAAATTTACTTGCGCTTAATGCAGCAATTGAAGCAGCAAGAGCTGGTGAATATGGAAGAGGATTTGCCGTAGTTGCAGATGAGGTTAGAAACTTAGCAGAACGAACTCAAAAATCTCTAAATGAGATTAATACAATAATTTCTGTGATTGTTCAGGCTATTAAAGATTCTGGCGAGCAAATGGATAAAAATAGTAAGTCTATGCATGAGCTTATTTCTATTTCAAACCAAACAAAAACTGAGATTAATGGAATGCGAGAAGTTATTGCAAAAGTGCTTGATACAAGCGAAAATACGATAAATGACTATATTTATGTTAATGATGAAATGACAAAAATGCTTGAATCTGTAAAACAAATTGTTGATATTAATGATGGTGCAGTTAAAAATATTGGTGAAATTTCTGAAATAGTAGATAATATTAAGATTTCATCAGAAGATCTTGACAAAAAACTTTGTGAATTTAAAAGTTAA
- the rpsO gene encoding 30S ribosomal protein S15, with the protein MALDTAKKQEIIQKFARGEKDTGSSEVQIALLTQRISYLTDHLKSNKKDHSSRLGLLKLVGQRKHLLKYLKRTQYERYVKLIAELGIKDR; encoded by the coding sequence ATGGCTTTAGATACGGCGAAAAAACAAGAAATTATTCAAAAGTTTGCAAGAGGCGAAAAAGATACAGGTTCTTCAGAGGTGCAAATTGCGCTTTTAACCCAAAGAATCTCTTATCTTACAGATCATTTGAAAAGTAATAAAAAAGACCATTCTAGTCGCTTGGGGCTTTTGAAACTTGTGGGACAAAGAAAGCATCTTTTAAAATATCTTAAACGCACACAGTATGAAAGATATGTTAAATTAATTGCGGAACTCGGCATTAAAGATAGATAA
- the flhA gene encoding flagellar biosynthesis protein FlhA, producing the protein MSFLHTFTQSKDLTVVVFVILILAIIIVPLPPFLLDFLLTISIALSVLIILIGLYITKPTDFSAFPTLLLIVTLYRLALNVGTTRMILTEGYKGADSISDIIAAFGAFTVSGNYVIGSIIFVILVLVNLLVVTNGSTRVTEVRARFALDAMPGKQMAIDADLNAGLIDNEEARARRATLTQEADFYGAMDGASKFVKGDAIASIIITIINIIGGFLIGVFQRGMPVSDSAATFTILTIGDGLVGQIPALIIATATGIVATRTTQNEEENFASKLVTQLTDKSKTLIIVGVILLLFATVPGLPTFSLAFVGLLFLFISWLISREDKESLFSLFENWINKKTNLNLNIAQQQKTSSNPIEQHAPKAIPQKSPEEIKKEEEKAIDEALKVELLALDLGYQLISLADVKQNGDLLERVRGIRKKIANDYGFLMPQVRIRDNLQLPPNNYEVKLKGITIGEGSVMPDKFLAMNTGFVGKEIDGIPTKEPAFGMDALWIDPSIKEEAIIQGYTIIDPATVVTTHISELVKNYAEEFITKDEVKSILDRLAESYPAIIDEARKIQTGIIRSVLQELLHEKIPIKDMLTILETITDVAAPLQNDVALITEQVRAKLSRVITNIFKSDDGILKLITLSLDTEQYLLGKLREQPSGKTLLLNTNEMQKLVDTISQESMTILQKGIAPVILIVDPLLRRSLAAKLEQFKIDIVVLSHAELDMNTKYEVLGNININFN; encoded by the coding sequence ATGTCTTTTCTGCACACTTTTACGCAATCAAAAGATTTAACTGTTGTTGTTTTTGTAATTTTGATTCTCGCCATTATTATCGTACCCCTTCCTCCCTTTTTACTAGATTTCTTGCTTACTATTTCCATTGCTTTATCTGTGCTAATTATCCTAATCGGGCTTTATATTACCAAACCCACGGACTTCTCTGCCTTTCCAACATTATTGCTCATAGTTACACTCTATCGTCTTGCGCTCAATGTGGGTACCACAAGAATGATACTCACAGAAGGCTATAAGGGTGCAGATTCTATAAGTGATATTATCGCTGCTTTTGGAGCTTTCACAGTAAGTGGAAATTATGTAATTGGAAGTATTATTTTTGTTATTTTAGTGCTTGTAAATTTACTTGTAGTCACTAATGGTTCTACACGTGTTACAGAAGTGAGAGCAAGATTTGCACTTGATGCTATGCCTGGAAAACAAATGGCTATTGACGCAGATTTAAATGCTGGATTAATCGATAATGAAGAAGCAAGGGCAAGAAGAGCTACACTCACACAAGAAGCGGATTTTTATGGCGCTATGGATGGAGCTAGTAAATTTGTCAAAGGTGATGCAATCGCCTCAATCATTATTACAATAATCAATATTATTGGTGGCTTTCTTATTGGTGTTTTTCAACGCGGAATGCCAGTTAGCGATAGTGCAGCCACTTTTACCATTCTTACAATTGGAGATGGTTTAGTAGGACAAATTCCTGCACTTATTATTGCTACAGCCACAGGTATTGTTGCAACAAGAACCACACAAAATGAAGAAGAAAATTTTGCCAGCAAGCTTGTAACCCAACTCACAGACAAAAGCAAAACACTCATTATTGTGGGTGTAATTTTATTGCTTTTTGCCACAGTACCAGGACTACCAACCTTTTCTCTAGCCTTTGTGGGATTACTATTTCTCTTCATCTCTTGGCTTATTTCTAGAGAGGATAAAGAAAGCTTATTTAGTCTCTTTGAAAATTGGATCAATAAAAAAACAAATCTCAATCTAAATATTGCGCAACAACAAAAAACCTCGAGTAATCCTATTGAACAACACGCTCCAAAAGCCATACCACAAAAAAGCCCTGAAGAAATTAAAAAAGAAGAAGAAAAAGCAATTGATGAGGCATTAAAAGTTGAATTACTTGCATTGGATCTTGGCTATCAACTCATAAGTCTTGCAGATGTCAAGCAAAATGGAGATTTATTAGAGCGTGTGCGAGGTATCCGTAAAAAAATTGCTAATGATTACGGATTCTTAATGCCACAAGTGCGCATAAGAGACAACCTCCAACTTCCTCCAAACAACTATGAGGTCAAACTAAAGGGTATTACAATTGGTGAAGGTAGTGTAATGCCTGATAAATTTTTGGCAATGAATACAGGATTTGTTGGTAAAGAAATTGATGGAATCCCAACAAAAGAACCTGCTTTTGGCATGGATGCCCTATGGATTGATCCTAGCATTAAAGAAGAAGCAATCATTCAAGGCTATACAATCATTGATCCTGCAACTGTTGTAACGACACATATTAGCGAACTTGTTAAAAATTATGCAGAAGAATTTATCACTAAAGATGAAGTAAAATCTATCCTAGATCGCTTAGCAGAAAGCTATCCTGCAATCATCGATGAAGCAAGAAAAATCCAAACTGGAATTATCCGCTCTGTATTGCAAGAACTATTGCATGAAAAAATCCCTATCAAAGATATGCTCACTATTCTTGAAACCATTACTGATGTGGCAGCACCATTGCAAAATGATGTTGCATTAATCACAGAACAAGTACGGGCAAAACTCTCAAGAGTGATTACAAATATTTTTAAATCTGATGATGGAATCTTAAAGCTTATCACCCTATCACTAGATACAGAACAATATCTACTGGGAAAACTAAGAGAACAACCCTCGGGAAAAACTCTGTTACTTAACACTAATGAAATGCAAAAGTTAGTGGATACAATTTCTCAAGAATCCATGACGATTTTACAAAAAGGTATTGCGCCAGTAATTTTAATAGTAGATCCACTTTTAAGACGCTCTTTGGCTGCAAAACTTGAACAATTTAAAATCGATATTGTTGTATTGAGCCATGCAGAACTTGATATGAACACAAAATATGAAGTTTTGGGTAATATAAATATAAATTTTAATTAA